Part of the Carnobacterium pleistocenium FTR1 genome is shown below.
TCTTTGTGCTCGTCGGCAAAATCGGCCATGTCTTGATAAGGGACAATTAGATCTTGTTTGCCATGCCAAATAAATAATGACCGGCCGTCTAATGTTTCCGGATGCAGCGATAAATCATAATTGGGGATCCAATTTAGTAATTCATGGTAATCCTGTGGTAAGTACCGATTGAATTCTTTGGCATGTTTCACAATGCGGTCTTTATAAGCAGCTAATTTTGGCGAACCCATTAAGCAGGCCGCTGCCTTGATTTCCGGATGATGGGTCAACAAAGCGCAGGTCGTGATTCCACCCATGGACGTTCCACCAACGCCAATCACATCACCAACAAGTCCGCTTTTTTGAAAATGATCGATGATAAAGCTGAATTCGAACAAATTAGTTTGAATGCTTTGCCAAAAGGTTAGAGAAGGAATTTTTGAAACAGGTTGCTTGCGTTCGCCGTGATTGATGGCATCGGGTAATAATACTCGAAATCCTTGTTGCGCTAAATAACGGGCTTGCGTCACATTCAATTCTTTAGATGACTGCCAGCCATGATAATAAACCACTAATGGCAGCAAATCATTGCGCTGTTCGCTCGGCACTACTTCCAGTAAGGGTATGGTTCCTAATAGTCTTTTTCGAATGGTTATTTTCATTTTTTCCACCTCAACGTTATCATAGCAAAAAAAAGAGTCACTGAGTGAAAAGATTAACAGATTGAGCAATATTTTTAGCGCTGCTGTGATTACTAGAGAAATAGTAGCAAATTTATAATAGAATTAAGATACTGCATATAAGTGGTTTATGGTATCATAGTAAGGGAGTTTGAACTAAGATAATTTACCTAAGAAAGCGAGTGAACAAACCGATGGCTATTACTGAAGAGGACGTAAAACACGTCGCAAAATTAGCAAAACTAGAAATTAGCGATAAAGGCATTGCTCATTTCACAGAACAAATGGATGCAATCATTCATATGGTGGAACAATTAGAAGAATTAGATACTGAAAATGTACCGGTCATGATCCACGGCATGCGTACATATAACGTGATGCGCGAGGACAAAGCGGTTAAAGGAACAGATCGTGAATTGCTATTTACAAATGTAAAATCAGAAAAAGATGGCTTTATCAAAGTTCCTGCAATAATGGATAACGGGGAGGCAGGAGCATAATATGAACATAACAAACTATACAATAGAAGAATTGCATGAGTTGTTGGTCAAAAAAGAAGTGACGGCTCAAGATGTCGTAAAAGCTGTATTTGCCCGCATCAACGAAACAGAAGAAAAAATTGGCGCTTTTATTACACTGACTGAAGAAAAAGCTCTTGAACAAGCACGTGAAATTGACGCAGCAGGTATTGACCCAACGAATATTCTTTCGGGTATACCGATTGGGATCAAAGATAATATTGTAACCAATGGCACACTTACAACAGCCGGTAGTAAAATTTTGGAAGACTTTGTTCCAATTTACGATGCAACCGTATCGAAAAAATTAAAAGAAGTAAATATGATCTCTGTTGGGAAACTAAACATGGATGAATTCGCTATGGGCGGAAGTACAGAGACGTCTTACTATAAAACAACTCATAACCCATGGAATCTGGACAAAGTACCTGGTGGTTCTTCAGGTGGCTCTGCAGCAGCAGTAGCAGCAGGTCAAATTCCAGCATCTTTAGGTACGGATACGGGTGGATCGATCCGTCAACCAGCAGCGTTTAACGGAATCGTTGGGATGAAACCAACTTATGGCCGTGTATCACGTTTTGGTTTGATCGCTTTTGGATCAAGTTTGGACCAAATCGGACCATTGACACGCACTGTTAAAGATAATGCGTTAGTTTTAAATGCCATCAGCGGACATGATGCAAATGACTCTATGAGCTATGAAGGAACAGTTCCAGACTTCACTGCCGGCATTGAAGCAGGCGTCAAAGGAATGAAAATTGGTGTCCCAACAGAATACTTGAATGAAAAAGGCTTAGAAACAGGCGTGAAAGAAGCGGTTCTTAAAGCAATCGAAACATTTAAATCTTTAGGTGCAATCGTTGAAGAAGTTAGCTTGCCTCATTCAAAATATGGTGTACCGGCTTACTACATCATCGCTTCATCTGAAGCTTCTTCAAACTTGCAACGTTTTGACGGCGTTCGTTATGGGTACCGTTCAACCGAAGCAAAAACACTTGATGAAGTTTTCATAAAATCACGAACAGAAGGCTTTGGTATGGAAGTGAAACGTCGTATCATGCTTGGGACTTTCTCATTGAGCTCCGGTTTTTATGATGCTCACTTTAAAAAAGCTGGCCAAACAAGAACCTTGATCAGACAAGACTTTGATAAAGTATTCAAAGAATTTGATTTGATTTTAGGGCCAACAACGCCTACAACTGCATTTGGCATTGGTGAACAAATCGATGATCCAATTGCGATGTACCTAAGCGATATTTTAACGGTACCTGTTAATTTAGCAGGTGTACCAGCAATCTCTATTCCATGTGGTTTTTCAAATGAGCTACCAGTTGGTTTACAATTGATTGGAAATCATTTCGATGAACAAACGATTTATCAAGCGGCATACGCTTTTGAACAAGCAACTGATTTTCATCAAGCAAAACCAAGTGTGTAGGAGGAGAGAATCGATATGAATTTTGAAACAGTAATCGGACTAGAAGTCCACGTAGAATTAAAAACCGACTCAAAAATGTTCTCACCTGCTCCAGCTCATTTTGGTGCAGAACCGAACACAAATACAAATGTTATTGACTGGGGATACCCAGGTGTTTTACCCGTCATCAATAAAGGCGCAATCGAGTTTGGTATGAAGGCTGCTTTAGCCTTGAACTGTGAAATCGCTCAAGATACCAAATTTGACCGCAAAAACTATTTCTATCCAGACAATCCAAAAGCATACCAAATCTCACAATTTGACCAACCCATTGGTTATAATGGCTGGATCGAAATTGAAGTAGCAGGTAAGAAAAAGAAAATCCGCATTGAACGATTGCATTTAGAAGAAGATGCTGGGAAAAATATTCATGGAACCGATGGCTATTCATATGTCGATTTAAACCGTCAAGGCACACCACTAGTCGAAATCGTATCTGAAGCGGATATGCGTTCGCCAGAAGAAGCGTATGCTTATTTGGAAGCTATCAAGCAAATCGTCCAATACACCGGCGTAAGTGATGTGAAGATGGAAGAAGGCTCAATGCGTTGTGATGCCAATATTTCTATTCGTCCAATCGGGCAAGAAATGTTTGGGACTAAAACGGAATTGAAGAACTTGAATTCCTTTAACTTTGTTCGCCGTGGCTTAGCTTTTGAAGAAAAACGTCAAGAAAAAATTCTATTATCTGGTGGAGTCATCCAACAAGAGACAAGACGTTACGATGAAGCAACTGGAGATACTGTTTTGATGCGTGTTAAAGAAGGCTCAAGCGATTACCGTTATTTCCCGGAACCAGATCTACCAAATATTGTGATCGATGAAAAATGGGTCGAACGTGTGAAAGCAACGATTCCAGAAATGCCAAAAGATCGTCGTGCGCGTTACATCAGTGAACTAGGATTACCAGAATACGATGCTATGGTCTTAACGGCAACAAAAGAAATGTCTGATTTCTTTGAAGGCACGTTAGCTAATGGAGCAGATGCTAAACAAGCTTCAAACTGGTTGATGGGTGAAGTTTCAGCTTACTTGAACAGTGAAAAATTGGAATTGCATAACACGCAATTAACAACCGCGAACTTAGCTGGCATGATCCATTTGATCGCCGATGGAACGATCAGTTCGAAAATAGCGAAAAAAGTATTCCACGAATTGATCACAGCTGGTGGAGACGCTCAAGGAGTCGTTGAAGCAAATGGGTGGGTCCAATTAAGTGATCCAGCGAAATTATTGCCAATTATCAATGACATCTTAGATAAAAATGCTCAATCGATCGAAGACTTTAAAAATGGCAAAGATCGCGCTGTTGGTTTCTTTGTTGGTCAAATTATGAAAGCGACAAAAGGACAAGCAAATCCTGGAGTGGTGAATAAACTATTAAATGATGAATTAAGCAAACGCTAATATTGGAGTGAAAGCAAAGGAGAAATTTTATGCGAGCAAGAGTAATCTATAATCCTACTTCGGGTCGTGAAATAGTCAAAAGAAATCTAGTGGAAATCTTTCAAATTTATGAAGAAGCCGGATATGAAACAAGTGCTTATGCGACCACTCCTGAGCCGAAATCTGCTCAAAATGAAGCTGAAAGAGCAGCGAGAGCGGGCTTTGATTTGATTGTAGCAGCAGGTGGAGATGGCACGATCAATGAAGTCGTAAATGGGATCGCTGGTTTGAGCAAGAGACCCAAACTGGCAATCATCCCTGCCGGAACAACGAATGACTACGCTAGAGCTTTACACATCCCGCGAAATAATTTAGTCGAAGCAGCAAAAATCATTCAAAAAGAGCAGACCTTTTTTATGGATGTTGGGGAAGCCGTTATGGGAGAAAAGTTATCCTACTTCATCAATATTGGTGGCGGCGGAATGCTGACCGAAATAACTTATGATGTTCCGTCACAATTGAAAACGATCTTTGGCTATTTGGCTTACTTCGTCAAAGGAGCTGAAATGTTGCCACGCATCAAGCCGATCCCGATGCACATCGAATACGATGATGGGACGTTTGAAGGAGAAGCAACGATGTTTTTAGTCGCCCTCACCAATTCAATTGGCGGTTTTGAACAAATTGCTCCGGATGCTTTATTAGATGATGGCAAATTCACATTGATCATCGTGAAAACATCTAATTTACCGGATGTGTTGCGTTTAGTAGCCCAAGTTTTAAATGGTGGCAAACACATGTCCAATTCTAATATCTTATACAAAAAAACCAGCAAAATTATCGCACGTCCAGGTAACTCATCGAAGATGATGATCAACTTGGATGGCGAATATGGCGGAAACGCACCAGTAGTTTTTTCAAATCTACACCAACACATTGAAATCATTGCATCTACAGACGATCTCCAAAATGCTACGGAAGATAAAGATAAGGCTTCTGAAGGATTAGAAGATGCCTTTATCAAAGAAGTGGAGGAATTGACCAACACCGATATCAACGGAGACGGAGAAATTCACTCATCAAAAAAAGAAGCTCATGAGAAATAGTGAAAAAACTTTGAATTAAGCCGGCTTTTCTTGTATAATTACGAGTCAGTACCTCATTTTCCTATATTTGAAAATGGAAGAAATTTTTTAGTTAACTAAAAAGTCATTGCGATCGTGTAGATTAGAATCAATAGATAACGACGTATTTTTAATCCCATCCCGTTTTAGCCGGTCGAGTCAGGAACACTCCCAGTTAAGTGGATGATAGAAAGTATCAAATATCTGGCGTACTAACTGACAAAGGGAGTGTGCCAAAAAGAAGATAGAACGGCATGAACTAAAGGAGTCGCGCGCTGTGGTCACTAGACTATGAAGCCTGATTCGTGAAGTGAGAGTGGCTTTTCTTTTTGGACACGTTCTAGAATAAATACAATCGGATAAACAAGAGACATGAAATAAGGTCATCGAAGGGAGCTTTTTATGAAAGCAGATAAAGTAGTACCAGTACAAAAAAATGAAAAACATACCGTTAAAATTGAAGATTTAACACATGAGGGTTTTGGAGTAGCCAGAATCAAAGGCTATTCACTTTTTATCGAAAATGCCTTACCTGGCGAACAAGTAGAAGTTAAAATCCACAAAACGGGAAAATCTTTTGGTTATGCGAAAGTTATGAACCGTTTGAACTCAAGTGAAGACCGTGTCGTGATCCAAGATGAAAATTACACACGTGTAGGCATCACGCCGTTACAACACATGAGATACCCTGCACAATTAGACTTTAAAAAACAACAAGTGATCAACAGCTTGCAACGGATCGCAAAATTACCAGATGTACCGGTATATGATACGATTGGGATGGCTAATCCATCAGGTTACCGTAACAAAGCGCAAATTCCAGTACGTAAAATTGATGATAAATTGACAACTGGCTTTTTCCGTAAAAACAGCCATGAAGTGATCCCAATGGAAAACTTCTACATTCAAGATCCTAAGATCGATGCAACGATCATTGCGGTCCGTGATATCATGCG
Proteins encoded:
- a CDS encoding alpha/beta fold hydrolase; this translates as MKITIRKRLLGTIPLLEVVPSEQRNDLLPLVVYYHGWQSSKELNVTQARYLAQQGFRVLLPDAINHGERKQPVSKIPSLTFWQSIQTNLFEFSFIIDHFQKSGLVGDVIGVGGTSMGGITTCALLTHHPEIKAAACLMGSPKLAAYKDRIVKHAKEFNRYLPQDYHELLNWIPNYDLSLHPETLDGRSLFIWHGKQDLIVPYQDMADFADEHKDLTNLYFTDEDEGHLVKTDTMREVTTFFVNELLEKSLDEEVALENGATLS
- the gatC gene encoding Asp-tRNA(Asn)/Glu-tRNA(Gln) amidotransferase subunit GatC, which translates into the protein MAITEEDVKHVAKLAKLEISDKGIAHFTEQMDAIIHMVEQLEELDTENVPVMIHGMRTYNVMREDKAVKGTDRELLFTNVKSEKDGFIKVPAIMDNGEAGA
- the gatA gene encoding Asp-tRNA(Asn)/Glu-tRNA(Gln) amidotransferase subunit GatA encodes the protein MNITNYTIEELHELLVKKEVTAQDVVKAVFARINETEEKIGAFITLTEEKALEQAREIDAAGIDPTNILSGIPIGIKDNIVTNGTLTTAGSKILEDFVPIYDATVSKKLKEVNMISVGKLNMDEFAMGGSTETSYYKTTHNPWNLDKVPGGSSGGSAAAVAAGQIPASLGTDTGGSIRQPAAFNGIVGMKPTYGRVSRFGLIAFGSSLDQIGPLTRTVKDNALVLNAISGHDANDSMSYEGTVPDFTAGIEAGVKGMKIGVPTEYLNEKGLETGVKEAVLKAIETFKSLGAIVEEVSLPHSKYGVPAYYIIASSEASSNLQRFDGVRYGYRSTEAKTLDEVFIKSRTEGFGMEVKRRIMLGTFSLSSGFYDAHFKKAGQTRTLIRQDFDKVFKEFDLILGPTTPTTAFGIGEQIDDPIAMYLSDILTVPVNLAGVPAISIPCGFSNELPVGLQLIGNHFDEQTIYQAAYAFEQATDFHQAKPSV
- the gatB gene encoding Asp-tRNA(Asn)/Glu-tRNA(Gln) amidotransferase subunit GatB, yielding MNFETVIGLEVHVELKTDSKMFSPAPAHFGAEPNTNTNVIDWGYPGVLPVINKGAIEFGMKAALALNCEIAQDTKFDRKNYFYPDNPKAYQISQFDQPIGYNGWIEIEVAGKKKKIRIERLHLEEDAGKNIHGTDGYSYVDLNRQGTPLVEIVSEADMRSPEEAYAYLEAIKQIVQYTGVSDVKMEEGSMRCDANISIRPIGQEMFGTKTELKNLNSFNFVRRGLAFEEKRQEKILLSGGVIQQETRRYDEATGDTVLMRVKEGSSDYRYFPEPDLPNIVIDEKWVERVKATIPEMPKDRRARYISELGLPEYDAMVLTATKEMSDFFEGTLANGADAKQASNWLMGEVSAYLNSEKLELHNTQLTTANLAGMIHLIADGTISSKIAKKVFHELITAGGDAQGVVEANGWVQLSDPAKLLPIINDILDKNAQSIEDFKNGKDRAVGFFVGQIMKATKGQANPGVVNKLLNDELSKR
- a CDS encoding diacylglycerol kinase; the protein is MRARVIYNPTSGREIVKRNLVEIFQIYEEAGYETSAYATTPEPKSAQNEAERAARAGFDLIVAAGGDGTINEVVNGIAGLSKRPKLAIIPAGTTNDYARALHIPRNNLVEAAKIIQKEQTFFMDVGEAVMGEKLSYFINIGGGGMLTEITYDVPSQLKTIFGYLAYFVKGAEMLPRIKPIPMHIEYDDGTFEGEATMFLVALTNSIGGFEQIAPDALLDDGKFTLIIVKTSNLPDVLRLVAQVLNGGKHMSNSNILYKKTSKIIARPGNSSKMMINLDGEYGGNAPVVFSNLHQHIEIIASTDDLQNATEDKDKASEGLEDAFIKEVEELTNTDINGDGEIHSSKKEAHEK